In Musa acuminata AAA Group cultivar baxijiao chromosome BXJ2-8, Cavendish_Baxijiao_AAA, whole genome shotgun sequence, one genomic interval encodes:
- the LOC135618917 gene encoding fructose-bisphosphate aldolase 1, cytoplasmic-like: MSAYCGQYHDELIANASYIGTPGKGILAADESTGTIGKRLASINVENVEENRRALRELLFCTPGALQYLSGAILFEETLYQKTANGKPFVEVLKEGGVLPGIKVDKGTIELAGTNGETTTQGHDDLGKRCKKYYEAGARFAKWRAVLKIGPNEPSQLSINANADGLARYAIICQENGLVPIVEPEILVDGPHDIKKCADVTERVLAACYKALNDHHVLLEGTLLKPNMVTPGSESAKVAPEVIAEHTVRALQRTVPAAVPAIVFLSGGQSEEEATLNLNAMNKLKGKKPWSLSFSFGRALQQSTLKAWAGKEGNIDKARTAFLARCKANSEATLGTYKGDAAGGEGVSESLHVKDYKY; the protein is encoded by the exons ATGTCTGCCTACTGCGGCCAATACCACG ATGAGCTTATTGCTAATGCTTCCTACATTGGCACCCCAGGCAAGGGTATCCTTGCTGCTGATGAGTCCACTGGCACGATAGGCAAGCGCCTTGCTAGTATCAATGTGGAGAATGTCGAGGAAAACCGTCGTGCTCTTCGTGAGCTTCTTTTCTGCACCCCTGGTGCCCTCCAATACCTCAGTGGTGCCATCCTCTTTGAGGAGACCCTCTACCAGAAGACAGCCAATGGGAAGCCTTTTGTTGAAGTCCTCAAGGAGGGTGGAGTCCTGCCAGGTATCAAGGTAGACAAGGGCACCATTGAACTTGCTGGTACCAATGGTGAGACCACTACCCAGGGTCATGATGACCTTGGCAAGCGTTGCAAGAAATACTATGAAGCAGGGGCTCGCTTTGCCAAATGGAGGGCTGTCCTCAAGATTGGTCCAAATGAGCCATCACAACTGTCGATCAATGCAAATGCTGATGGGTTAGCACGCTATGCTATCATCTGTCAGGAGAATGGTCTCGTCCCAATTGTAGAGCCGGAGATCCTTGTTGATGGGCCACATGATATCAAGAAATGTGCCGATGTTACAGAGCGGGTGCTTGCTGCATGCTACAAGGCACTAAATGACCATCACGTTCTTCTGGAAGGTACTCTGTTGAAGCCTAACATGGTGACACCAGGGTCAGAATCAGCAAAAGTGGCTCCTGAGGTGATTGCGGAGCATACAGTGCGTGCTCTCCAGAGGACTGTTCCTGCTGCTGTCCCTGCAATCGTCTTCCTTTCAGGAGGACAGAGTGAAGAGGAGGCTACCCTGAACCTGAATGCTATGAACAAGCTGAAGGGAAAGAAGCCATGGTCACTTTCCTTCTCGTTCGGCCGGGCTCTGCAGCAAAGTACACTCAAGGCATGGGCTGGGAAGGAGGGGAACATTGACAAGGCAAGGACTGCTTTCCTTGCAAGGTGCAAGGCAAACTCTGAGGCAACACTGGGGACATACAAGGGTGACGCTGCTGGAGGTGAAGGTGTCTCAGAGAGCCTCCATGTCAAGGACTACAAGTATTGA